One window of the Arthrobacter sp. zg-Y919 genome contains the following:
- a CDS encoding TetR/AcrR family transcriptional regulator — translation MAEAVKVSMRERLVEAATELFYAEGLRAVSVDKVIDRAGTTKVTFYRHFKSKDDLVVAHLERRAKIEREGIGAAMEHAGGDTDKTLQLIAGQLGTMSCEPGFRGCPFINAAAEYPDSASAVRKTIRDHREWCKAAFAEIASPLAPADPKAVAEDLMLLRDGAMVAGYLDDDGDALAASFLRSCRAVIKAG, via the coding sequence ATGGCGGAGGCTGTGAAGGTATCGATGAGGGAACGCCTCGTCGAAGCCGCGACTGAGCTGTTCTACGCCGAGGGGCTGCGGGCGGTCAGCGTCGACAAGGTAATTGACCGCGCCGGCACGACGAAAGTGACCTTCTACCGGCATTTCAAAAGCAAGGACGACCTGGTGGTGGCCCACCTGGAACGCCGGGCAAAAATTGAGCGTGAGGGAATCGGCGCTGCAATGGAACACGCCGGCGGTGACACCGACAAAACCTTGCAGCTTATCGCGGGCCAATTAGGCACCATGTCCTGTGAGCCCGGATTCCGCGGGTGCCCCTTCATCAACGCCGCGGCCGAATACCCGGACTCCGCCAGCGCGGTCCGTAAAACCATCAGGGACCACCGCGAATGGTGTAAGGCTGCGTTCGCTGAAATCGCCAGTCCCCTGGCTCCCGCCGACCCGAAGGCGGTGGCCGAGGATCTGATGCTTCTTCGCGACGGGGCAATGGTCGCCGGCTACCTGGACGACGACGGCGACGCACTTGCCGCATCCTTCCTGCGCAGCTGCCGCGCCGTCATCAAGGCCGGCTAG
- a CDS encoding NAD(P)-dependent alcohol dehydrogenase, translated as MVLPFEVEARQTRTVSAYAATSATEPLVATTIERRSVGAKDVLIEIAYVGICHSDIHTVRGDWGPVQYPLTVGHEIVGVVSEIGADVTLHQVGDRVGVGCLVNSCRECANCRAGAEQYCLNGSTATYGAVDRDGTITQGGYSTHVVVVEDFVLSVPQSIPYAAAAPLLCAGITTYSPLAHWNAGPGKKVAVIGMGGLGHMAVKMAHAMGAEVTVFSHSLSKQEDGLRFGAEHYYATSDPATFDTLANTFDLIINTVSAKIDLNAYLLLLALDGTMVNIGAPTEVLPIEVYTLCSNRRSFAGTGIGSIRETQDMLDFCAEHGIAPEIELIAADAINDAYGRVLASDVRYRFVIDTATLPANEAGQ; from the coding sequence CGGACCGTTAGTGCCTACGCTGCGACATCTGCCACCGAACCGCTTGTCGCAACCACGATTGAGCGTCGCAGTGTTGGCGCAAAAGACGTGCTCATCGAGATCGCCTATGTGGGCATCTGCCATTCAGACATACACACTGTCCGGGGTGACTGGGGACCGGTGCAGTATCCGCTGACAGTGGGCCACGAGATCGTAGGGGTCGTCAGTGAAATCGGCGCAGACGTCACACTGCACCAAGTGGGCGACCGCGTTGGCGTGGGGTGCCTCGTCAATTCCTGCCGTGAGTGCGCCAATTGCCGCGCAGGTGCCGAGCAGTACTGCCTTAACGGCAGCACCGCTACCTACGGTGCGGTGGACCGCGACGGGACGATCACCCAGGGCGGATACTCGACGCACGTTGTAGTGGTGGAGGACTTCGTGCTGAGTGTTCCGCAGAGCATCCCTTACGCAGCGGCCGCGCCCCTCTTGTGCGCCGGCATTACGACCTATTCACCACTTGCGCACTGGAATGCCGGCCCAGGCAAGAAGGTGGCCGTCATTGGGATGGGCGGACTCGGCCACATGGCGGTAAAGATGGCGCATGCCATGGGCGCGGAAGTCACCGTTTTCTCGCACTCGCTTAGCAAGCAGGAGGATGGTCTGCGGTTCGGTGCTGAGCACTACTACGCCACGAGCGACCCGGCCACATTCGATACGCTCGCCAACACTTTTGATCTCATCATCAACACGGTGAGTGCGAAGATCGACCTGAATGCCTACCTCTTGCTGCTCGCCCTCGACGGAACCATGGTGAACATCGGTGCGCCGACGGAGGTCCTGCCGATAGAGGTGTACACGCTGTGCAGCAACCGGCGCTCATTCGCCGGCACGGGCATTGGCAGTATCCGGGAGACCCAGGACATGCTGGACTTCTGCGCCGAGCACGGCATCGCGCCCGAGATCGAACTCATAGCCGCCGACGCCATCAACGATGCCTACGGGCGGGTGCTTGCGTCCGATGTGCGGTACCGCTTCGTTATCGACACGGCGACACTTCCGGCAAATGAAGCGGGGCAATAA